One Indicator indicator isolate 239-I01 chromosome 30, UM_Iind_1.1, whole genome shotgun sequence genomic window, AAGGAGCACCCTGCTTTAGATGCTTCCTGAAGAGCCCACCATGGTGTCCTCCACTCCATCCTGCAGCTAGCATGAGGATCTTTCTGTGACTGGTGTAacttgtccccagcagcaggacagctgccaTTGAACAGGCACTGTGGGCTGTGGACAGAGAGCCATCCCCCAGCCccatgagcaggcagcaggcatgcACAAGGGCATGCAGCAGTACAAAtggcttttccttccttctccagacaccgttccagcagcagagatggctcAGACAAATCCTCTGCCTGTTCCAATGGGCCCGTGGAAGGTACGTCCTTACATCCCTGTATCttgcctttccctgtgtgcaggTGGGGGCCAGGGAGAGGGGCAAAGCCAGTTCTCTGGGGACAGGAAAGCTgcacagcaggcagtgaggcaggaAGGGAGCACAGGAAACAAGGCACCCTTGTCCTCTGCCCACAGGAGCGTGCCTCTCGCCTACTCCAATACCTCCCAGGTGTTTTTCACAAGCTTCTTTGCAGCACCCTGGCCCAGCCGTGCCCTGCTCATACCAATTGTCCTGTGCCAGGCAGTTACAACCGTTCCTGAAAACCACACAGTTAATTCATCCTCCTGTCGGTGCagacaggctggcagagcaggcaggggcaggcatGAGGGCTGCAAAGGGGGCAGCGGACACGGCAGAGCAAGGTGGGAATCAGCCCTGAGAGGTCTGGCAACAGCTCCGGGGAGACAGATGGAGGAGGAAGccgagagggagaggagaagcacATGCGTGAGCAGGACAGACCCTGCCGAAGCCTGGAGCTGTCGCGGGAAAGCAGAGCATCAGCCGCAGCCCCCCAGGGAGTTCCCCCTCGCCCTTTCCCCGTTAATCCTCTTTGCCCTAGAGCGTTCGGAGCAGAGGCCGGGAGAACCgccagccacagccctgccacccaCCCGTCCCAGAACGGCTCCGCTCCTCTCTCCGGACGGCACCGCTGCCCCGGGAACTGATCTCTGCAGGGGTGAGCAGGAGAGCGGAGCGGGGGCCAGCCTGCGGCTCCCCCGACACCTAGGCAGGGCGCCGCGgggccagcagtgcagggacGCGCGGAGGCGTGCGGGGCCGTGTCCCAGCCCAGAGGGGTGCCCGGTGCAGCCTCCGCCGGCTCTTCCCCGGACGGAGAGTGACCCTCCGTCTCGAAGAGGCGCTGAATCGCCTGGGGACACCGACAGGCAGTTCCCAACTCGGCAGTTTGCTCTCCGTTCCAGATCACCGTGTATGACCAAGAAAACTTtcagggcaagaggatggagttcACTTCGGCCTGTCCAAACATCATGGAATGCGGCTTCGACAACATCCGCTCCCTGAAGGTGGAGTGCGGCGCGTAAGTACCCAGCGGCCAGCAGCGGGGATGCTttcccagcagggctgccaaGGCGAGTGGCACCTGAGCATGGAGTGCAGACAGCTGTCCTTGCTCTGCTCACCTGGGGGAAGCTAGGCAAGGGGATCCCATCCTGTCAGGGTagagcagccagccctggatagcactgacatagagggccaGAGTATGAACACACCACCTTTGGCATCAGCCAAAAGTGCCCTGTGCAGTCTGGGACCAGCAAGTTTGGAGCTTACTGGTGCCTTGCAGGAATGCCTCAAAGATCAGTAGTGCTCAGCAAGCGTCTCTTGAGCGCAGCCTGGTCCCCATCGTGCCTGCATAATTCCATGAAGCACTGTGCCTAGAAAACCACTTTTCTTGCCACAGAGCCTAGGCCTGCCCTGCCTTGTGCTTTCCTGCAGTGTGTAGCTTCCCAATGCCAGAGCAATtgtcctgcagcctgtgctggtctGCTCCAGTCAGTAGTAGGGTTAGGGAGCAGATACAGCCTTCCTCCTGTGCAAGAGAATCTTCCCTGGAACAGGCAAGACATCTTCTGAGCTGCTCCAAGACACTGTGCATAAGGAGCAGTCCCCACAGCAAGCATCGCAGACAAGATAGATTTGTGCTGCTATATTTAGGATTTGTAATGCTAATGGGGATTATGGTGGCATGCCTGCTCATGCCATAATCAGCTCACTACTCCAGTTGACATGTTCCCAATCGGGTTGGTCACCTTGTACAGGGGGAGGCTGACTGTGGGACATGGGACTGGGGCTTGCCTTGGGCCACTGGGAAGAGACCCTCAAGCTCATGTGCTCCTCAGTACCCTACAAGTAGGGGGGTTGTgggctgcacagcctgtgccatCTGCCTTCAAGACCCAAGCCCAGTCTCTGCCTCCCAGCTGTCCTGTTCCCAGTCCCTCTTAAAAGGATACGCTCAGGAGAGGGCCCCACCTGGTGACAGGCTCCCATGTGGGCAGCACCAAGGCTTGCAAAATGTGTCCTGCAGGGTGGTAACATCCCTCTCACCAACGTTTGTTTTCAGGAGAGGGGGACCCAGAAAGGGGAAAGGCAACAGCTCCATCACCAAAGCCACATGGGTTCTGCCTGGCTTGGGCATTAggaattgtttttttccatctgtacCAGGTTATAATTGGGAAGCAAGTAAGAAATGAGGCCTCTGGAAGAGAGGCCCCAGCTAGGGGTGTCCTGTGGCATCCTAACATGATTCTGAGCTGTGTAAATAACCACTGAAAAGTTTGGGGAAAGTGAGCCACCCTCATGGGCTGGACCCCTTGCAGGAGGGACCTCATCACCCAGTGAAGCTGGATGTTGGTGGTGATATGCAGACTGCCTCCCAGGCACCAGACGTGGTTACACGTTCCCTGGGTTCTCTGCCCATATCCAGcaccatttcctttcctcctggaCCTGtgggcagagcccagcccctaacttcttcctcacacctaCATGCGTGCCCTGGAGGCAGCCCCAAGCAGgaggcccagagctgctgcaggaagcccTGGCAgcctttgctgtgtttttgcaGCTGGGTTGGTTATGAGCACACTGGCTTCTGCGGGCAGCAGTTCATCCTGGAGAGGGGAGAGTACCCGCGCTGGGATGCCTGGAGCGGCAGCAACGCTTACCACATCGAGCGCCTGATGTCCTTCCGCCCCATCTGCTCCGCTGTGAGTGTCCCACAGAGCTCTTGCGTCTCTGATCCCATTAAAATGCTCCAGGCAATAGCAACAGGCCAAGGAAGTGAAGTTAGGAAGGGCAAATACAGCTATGCCAGGGGCTCTGCTGGTGGCAGAAGCTGCTCAGGgctctttccctccctgcccagcaggatTTGCTCTTTCTGTCCTGTTTTCTAAAGCTTTTAAGGGATCTTCTAGGCCAGCTGTACACAGCCAGAAGGGGACAGCTAGCctgacagcagctgtggcaTGGCTTTCAATGACACCTCCCAGGCCAACCCCTACCTTGTCCTGGCCCAGCATCTCACTTTGCTGAGGACCTTCACATCATCtctgctttgggaaaaaaacctccccaaccctccctccccattcccccctaaataaaaataatcagctCAGGGTCTGAACATCTCCCTTGCCAGGAAACCACCTGAGCAATTCCACAGGGAGGGGCATTGCCCTGCCATCCCCATGCACAATGAGGAGGGAACACTGCCTCCCCCTCACCCCTtgctcttcctccccagaaTCACAAGGAGTCCAAGATCACTATCTTTGAGAAAGACAACTTCATCGGCCGCCAGTGGGAGATCAGCGATGACTACCCCTCGCTGCAGGCCATGGGCTGGGCCAACAACGAAGTGGGCTCCATGAAGATTCAGTGTGGCGCGTAAGTGACAAAGAAAAGcccacaggcagcagggccaAACCACTGCCAGCACTGGGCTACCACAGCTAGAGGAGGTAGCCCACAACCTCACAATCCCCTCACTTACCTTTGTCCCACTTATTGCCGCCTGACAActccttttcttccagctgGGTTTGCTACCAGTATCCCGGGTACCGTGGCTACCAGTACGTCCTGGAGTCTGACCACCATGGAGGAGACTACAAGCACTGGAGAGAGTGGGGGTCACATGCCCAGACCTCCCAGATCCAATCCATCAGGCGTGTCCAGCAGTAGCTCCCCACTTTCCAGCAATCTCTGCAAGGTTTCTAAAGCTCACTGGCTCCCTTTTGGTGCTAATACTCCCCTCCCAAAATAACCACCCCTTCTTGTACTGCAACTGCTTATGGAACAACACTCCCAAACGGTACCAACTGCCACAAATTGCCAATAAATgtgactgaaagaaaaagataaaccAGCTTGCTGGGTGTTTGCTGTTGTGTGTTTGGGATTGAAGTCCCACATGCCCATCCCATAGGAACAGACTCTTCCCTACCTCCTTTAAGCAGGACTGAAGCCCACTGGGGTTCACACCAAGGCAAGTTCATCcctcaacagtccctccccccCAACACAGCAGCCAAACCCTTGGTGACTGCAGCTCCGTAGCCATGGGCCTTCCTTTGCTCCCTGCCCTTTCTCCTGTCACCATATTCCTGGCCTGCTGCCCCACTGAACACCCACATTCATGCACCCACCTGCACCATGCTGCTCATGGGCTTCATGGCCTGAGGGACTGAGTTAAATTGTCAACcacacagcagccctgtggctAAGGGACACTGCTTGAGAACACAATGAAGAGTCACACTGACACCCACAaactttaaaatttttattcaaCAATTTACATCACTTATTGTCTGTCTTAACATATTTGATCTacacaaatttattttctttttcctgataaaataataaaatttggATAAATTTTGAAGACCTGTTGGtgcagaataaaacaaaaaatttcaggtaacttttttttgtttttcctcttttttttttttgttttgtttaaaacattTAGTGTGAAATATGACATCATTGGTAAAGATACATCATGCCATTACAGCTCATGGACATTACCTATCCTTACAGTCCGTGACATCACCCACACCAGCGCTAGGGGCTGCGCcagacacagctacagcagGTATTACACAAACTCTTCTAGCCACCCTCTCACGACCAGGAAAAGGCTTAGGCTTTtccagctgggcacacagagTGCATGAACCTCATCAGAAATACCAGGGaaggggcgggggagggggggtgggggggagaggggagaaggaaacTATGACTACCTTTACTGATCCCATGTGGTTGCACACTATGATATCGACGACAAAGAGGGGCTGCCCCTCTAGGCAGATCAGAGGTAACTCAGCTCCTGAGTGGGCAGAGCACAACCCCTCCCCGCGGTGATTTTAATAAACACCAGGAAATTGAAAGAAACCAGAACGGATCCAcgggagggaggcaggcaggaggggaggtgGCTCCAGCAGCTCGGCCTGGAGGGACCTCTCCCATCCCAGCTCACGGCCGAAGCGTGCGGTTGCGTTTTGCACCGCCCTTAACACTGAAATAttcaggggagggggagagagggccATCCGTCCCCTGCAGTAAACAAGTTGAGGACCTTCGAAGGCTTGCAAGCCACTGAAGGTGTGTAAGTACACGTGTGATGGTTGATAGAAAAGCAGCCCTGTTCTGTATGAAAAAAGCTGTCAAGTTAGTACAAATTTCTGCCATGGCAAagggaacatgaggaaaaagctgTTCAGGGTCCTCCTCCCATCACAAAAATCCCAACTTTCCTGCACAAAGGCTCTGGGCTAAACAACAAGTTTCCAAAGGTGGGACCTGCAACCCAATGCACCCAACtcatgaaaagaaaaccaaaacagaggTCTTGCTCCAGAGACCGGCAGGAGCCCACCCTCTGCTGCAGTGGGCCATGGACCACAGCAATGGAGTCTGTGCCTCCTGCCTCACAGGGGGAATACACAACAGTAGGGTTTCTCTTCGGTTAATTTTGTCATTAGAAGACTCAAGTTTGCCCACACCACCAGGCTGCAGCGCAGCAGGCTGCTCTCTATCCCCTGCTCAaggctgtccccatccctgctgccacctgcaTGCCCAGCAGGATGCCAGGGGGTACCACCACCACACCCTTGACCAGAGAACAAAGGCGCGTTCGTTCATCCAACAGTATAAAGTGTATCTGAAACACAAGCCAGCGCACCCCGCTCCCTCCACTTCAATTACTAAAGTAggctctttaaaataaaaaaataatatatatatttatatagctATACAGAGAGatacagagaaagcaaaggagagaaataggctactaaaaaaaaaaaaaaaaaaatcaaggagcGCCAGTTTTCTGCTACAGCTGTCAGCAAAGAACTGTCACCTTACATCATACCCTCTGAGATGGTGAAGATAATGCAGGCAATgacagcacaggaatgcaaaaAGAGGGCAGATAAGTCACTTCTGGTAATGAGACACAAATTAAACTTTCAAAACATGTGCATAGCTTTATTCATCTGCTTCAAACTAATCTTTTCACGGAGCTTCAGCGAAACCCGAGTGTGCAAAATGCATTTCTAAAAAATAATGCAAGCAAGCTTTCACATTTACAGTGGCAGAAGTACAGAAAGACTTGGGACAGAAATCACACCTTGGGGCGAGTGAGTTGCAAGAGAGATGAAGGAACAAGAATTGCACAGCTTTGTATTTGGAGTCACTGACTGCACACAAGCATTTCTATTCTGTTAACTTTAAGCAAGGCTTACTTCTCCtttacaaaaaaaacaaacaagacaaaaaaaacccccacagtAACAAGAACCACAACCTGGAAAGGAACAAATCCCCAGGGTAACAGGAACCCTGGTGCTGCAGAGAGCCTTAAATTCCAGAGCAAAGATGGTTCCAGAACTTCCTTTGTTTCAGCTTTGCAGGCAAAGCCTGGCAATGCTTGATTTTGtctgcaggaaaacagcaaagcagcttctctttctctccctgccctcccccctccctgccaaCTCCCCTCAAAAGTGACAGAAAACAGCTTGTGTTAGGAAAAGAAAGGTGCCACCCCACAGGACATCAGCCCCAAACTGTAAGACAGCCACTATGCAGGCTTAAGCCAAGCCTTGTTTTGATCCAGTGGGTCACAGGGACACCGCCAACCCCTTGACTGCCAACGGGCCATGGCCgttgtgctgccagctgggtgcCCAGCCAGCCCATGCCATTTCCCAGCAGCTCACATCCCACcacaaacatttctgaaagACTACGCACACGTGCAAGGCACATTTAGTCagatgtacacacacacatgcaggtGTGTGAAAGAGCAAACGCTGGCCAAAAGAAGATTGATACtgaataaaggaaataaaaaggcagaGTTCTGGCCTATGCTATTTGCAGACTATTTTCCAGGCAGTTGTAATCCCCAAGCAATTTTTTCCTATGCTACTTCAGACCTTCCTTACTCCCCTCTCACTTTAACAAGGTACTTAATTTTCCTAAAGGATCTTCTATAAATAATCAAGTAAATTCCCTTTTACCCTCTCCAGGAACCTCTTCTTTCATGGTTCACATCCCCTGCGCTTTTCTGAGTGTGACCCATGAAGACAAGAGGTTCCGGACTTGCTcattccctgcagcagcaccttgATGCAGCCAGACCTCCCTCTGCCACTCCTCAGctgttggttttgcttgggAGATGGCCTGGCCCCAACTTTTTCTTGGAAAACATCCGACTGTGGGCACCAAGTGCTCCctggcagctgaaggcagctggagaaggagccTGTGActctgcacagtgctggggtgcaggcaggaaggaggcCATGCAATCTGTAATACTGCTGGTTAATTTCACATTGAGATAAAGCATTGAAAAGGCCTTTTTCCAGAGATGAGCAACTTCCTTCCATAgattcaaaaagaaaacaaaaacactaaAACCAGAGACGAGACAACACTTGATTGAGATTTTTCTACCTCACAAGTTACTCTGGCATCTTTCCCACACCACCAGCcatggaggaaggaaaagctgaaaacCTCAGGGATTTGCACTACCCTTCCAATAGCAGCttcagaaaaggaaggaggaggaaaataacccccaaaccaacatgaacaccacacccccccccccaaaccaacaataaaaaaataaatgcacagtGTTCTCTCAAGAGTTCTCCTTTGCTTGCGTTTGCATAGAAAATCCTACTGTAGGTCAGCACCAAAGTCAGGTACCCTCCTCTCCTACACCCAGCTCCCCCATCTGACACTACCTGCAGTTAGTGGCTGTGTTACAGGAGGGTTCAGCTATTTGCAGAGGAACTACACGGTCatgtaaaaaaaaccaaaccaaacaaaaaagtgcATCACACATTCTTGATTTTTCAGGGTTACttatagcagcagcagcattaatCCAATATAACAAAACAGTTGTAGATTCGTTCTTAAATGCAGCAACACTTAATGAAATGTCTTCAAGGAAGGTCATCACTAAGAGGGTCCTTCTCAAAaggataaaaaggaaaatggagacTATTCAAtgtcaacaacaacaaaaaaattaaacacaatcttatttacattaaaaacaaaccaaaacccattcttgttaaaatatttttttacaacacctaaggaaaaaaaaaaagtatttaaagaaTAAAGCAGAAACTCCTAAAGCAGTATCCATTTTTGGAACCCTTATTTAGCACCTGAGGAAAGACCTTATGGAAAGCAGACaaggtttgtcttttttttttttctttttttttttttttttaagaaaatccTACGTTGTGTTTTTGCTAGACCTCCTCCTGTTTGCAGGACACAAGTTTCATACCACAGAAAgaaatggacttttttttttttttgagatactCTACTCATTAATAAGGCTATTGAAAAGGGATACTGCTATCTTACAGAATGGCTTTAAAGCTCTGGACATGTCAGACAAAGCTATCTGATTAACAGTCAAAGATAAATCTAGCTCAGCATTCCCTGGTGAAAGCAGAGGTGTGACTTTTGCCCCTGTcccaaggcagggagcagcttgACAGCCCCAGTAGTGTGATTCCAACACAAGGCCACTGTGGAGCTCTCCTGTACCCTCCCCAGATGTTGCTGCTTTGGTGCCACACTGCTAAGTGATGCTGCCACTGTGGAGGATCTCGAGCAGGATTCAAGGAAGCCAGCCTTACCCTGTGGTGTAACATGGATTGTGCAAACATCTAAACCTCTGTAATCTCTGGAAGGCAGCATGTCTGGCAGCGCAGACCAAGAGCTGCTCCTCTACACCAGCCCAGGTTCCTGTTTCTCAACTGCTTGTGCTGGGGCTTTTTCACACAGAAAAAGGCTCTCACAGTGGTCAAAGCTACAACTACTCTGGCTTCTTCAGCTACTCCGTtacactgctgctcctccaggcccagcactcctcctcctcctgccttatGCACCACCGTGGGAATGTGTAGCAGCTTTAATTTAGGTGTAGCCTTGTTCTCTCCTTTCCTGACCTCAACCATCTGCCTTGTGAACAGCCtctatgaggaaaaaaattactaaggATGGATGGACAGAAAAATCTTCTAGGGACAAGACTCCTGAAAGCTTCGGATGCCAAAGCAATGCACTGAAAATGCTGAATCAAGAGCTAAAATGGTACATACAGGAAAACTATCAGCAGTTCTGAAACACGTCTGTGAATGCCACTGCTCCCAGATGTCCCTGAGGTCACCCACTGGCCACTTCTGGGAAGGATGCCACTGTCCTATGGTAGCACTCTCTTAGAGGTGAGATGCACTAATTACACATGCAACTGAGAGGACAATTGctagctttgtttttttctttttcctaccaGGGAGtgattttcctttcactttaCCTAGCTGGTTCACCCTGTCACCATTCCCAGCCAACAAATAGCTGGCATACTCACAACCTGATGAAAACTGGGTTTTTCTCCCCACCCCACATTTCAAAGAGGTTCACAGCAGCtacaaaaagcaaacagcaggaTTTACAGTTCagaaagggcaatggttttaagtgAGTTAGTGACAGAACTCATGCCCTGGAGCTATCTACATTGTCAAAAAGCTGAAAACAGGTTTCATGAACAACCAAGGTGGGTTTAAACCAAAATTCAAACTCCAAGCAAACCTTGAAAGCCATCAAGTTGCCAATCCACCACATGTGTGGAGTGGGCATGAGCAGAATGTCCACAAGCCACCAACATCAGACAGGAGAATGAAGCAGCTTCTGAATAATCTCCTGAAGCGAATGAAACTCTCCGCTCCACCCAAGAACAAGCAGATCCCCCCATGACATGAGACTGTACAAGAGACAGAACAGGGCCTGCTGGCAGAAGAGGAGTGGTGGGGAAAGAccagaagagaaaggggagagcCCCTGCCTGTGCAGGAATCTTTACTCCAGTGAACAGACAGCCTGGTGAAAGAACTGGAGTCAAGGGACTCATTGGACTCATGACAGGAACAGAAGTGAAAGAAGCCTTAACCTGAATTAGTATCTTCAGagctaataaaaaaaagtaGGTCATGATCTCACCACTTTCCAATACTACATGTATTTAAGGGTTATTGTTTGAAAACTTAACTCAGCGTAAGGAAAACAATGGCACAAATAAATAGACGCTCGCTCTCCGCATGCAAGATGCTCGCAGATGCATTGCCAGCTCCTCACCCCCAGCACACAGACACCCTTGGGTGCAGACCCAGGAGAGGAAGCTGCTCACCCCCTCTTCCTGGGCTGTTATTTGGTTTATGCTACAGTACTAATACTCTGagtcaaacaaaaacaaaacatgagACATATCAGTAACACCTTAGCATTATTTAAATGTGCTAGATTAGTCACAGCTcaatttcatatttttttttaagtttacacaaaaataatcagaaaacaGATTAAATCTTAAGATATTTTTAGTAAGTGCTCAGTAAAGAATTGTGTGAGGACTTCTGAGAGGACTGCAGATAGCGACAGGGTGAGTTACATGACAGCACAAGCTTCTTCCATGGTCCTGCCTGGCTCTAGGCAGTACCCCAGAAATACCCCCTGCACCAGCAAGCCAGAGCTACAGGAGCTCAGAGAGAAGATTTCCTAACTGCTTAGCACTGAGCACACACTGTGGAGCTCATGGAGACAGACATTTGGAGAGAGGATGGTCAGAAATacagcagagaagctgcagagggTGTTTGTGGAGGGGTCCCACTGGCAAGGGGCCACATGCAGCAGGACAAACCAGTAAGAACAAACATCAGGGGAAAAGACAACCCATCATTTGAACTGTCTTTCCTTCAGCACTTCTGTTATTTAGAAGACAAACTGGACCAGGCCAACATGAGCGTCCTCAAAAACTCAGCAAGACTGGGATCTTCCTGAAGGCGCAGGGTCAGACTCGGCACAGGGTATTGCGGTTCTGCTTCTGCATCACACCAGCCCCGAGAGCTGATCCAGGGCCAGGGGGACCAGAACAGCACAGACCCCAGGGAAGCAAACAGGGCttgttttcctatttttttccttcttttttttttttttgttgttgttgccgtttttttgttttgtttaaaatggaACCCAGCCCTTAAGGCGACAAGTGACTACACAAGGCAAATAAATACACAGCAGAGCCTTAAAGTCAAtaaaacaaactggaaactttGCTATTAGCCTTCAACTTTGTAACAAtatcaataaaataataataaaaaaaaaagagacctcAATTCTCCCATCACCATCCAGTTTGTTCAACGCTTTAAAGCTCAGGAAGGCCCCAGCTcttccacagcagagctggaggcgaTTCCAACTTTTGGCAAGCAGAGTTGGGAGACTCAACAGAATCAGAAATAGGAAGGTTGGGGGGAACTAGATGTGGGGCACATCTGTAAACGTCTTCTACATCTGAAAGTTACACACACCTGCAGAGGTGGTACAGTTTAGAGGTGAAACAGAACTATCTGTGACTGGCCAACCACGCATTTCTGAACCTGGACTGACACAACACATCATCACTATATAGTATCACACTACAGTATTATACTATATAGCATTTGATACATAACATGGAGCAGGGAATCCATAGGCAGACTTTTAAAACTAAGCATGGCAGAAAGCTAGCAATCTTACAAAAGGTACAGAATCAAGTTTCACTGTCCCACTGTGAACCTAAGATTCAGGAACAATTTTActataaagaataaaaaacaattaaaatcaaAACCATGTGTTACATTCTCCtaattaaaaagggaaaaaaaagaaaaaaaaaaacagtggatAAATCTAAGCACAAGGGGTAGGCAAAAGTTTTAGGTTTTGCTTCCTGTAATGCCCCATAGGGTCCAATCTGATTTTAGGAGACACCAACTGCTGCTGACCTTGATACCCAGACATACACATGAACCAGTATTTGGCCACAAACACCCATGATGAGCACTGGGTGGGTCAGTAACACCATTTTTACTTCATTCATTGCTTGCTCTTCGACTGGACCCTGTGAACCTTCTACattaaaaaac contains:
- the CRYBA1 gene encoding LOW QUALITY PROTEIN: beta-crystallin A3 (The sequence of the model RefSeq protein was modified relative to this genomic sequence to represent the inferred CDS: deleted 1 base in 1 codon), coding for MGEAAVPPELDTVPAAEMAQTNPLPVPMGPWKSVRSRGRENRQPQPCHPPVPERLRSSLRTAPLPRELISAGITVYDQENFQGKRMEFTSACPNIMECGFDNIRSLKVECGAWVGYEHTGFCGQQFILERGEYPRWDAWSGSNAYHIERLMSFRPICSANHKESKITIFEKDNFIGRQWEISDDYPSLQAMGWANNEVGSMKIQCGAWVCYQYPGYRGYQYVLESDHHGGDYKHWREWGSHAQTSQIQSIRRVQQ